The DNA sequence ATTTTCCACTGCTAGGGTAGTTATTTCTTTTATCCCTTCTAAAGTTGTTGTATTTAGATTAATAGTTTGTGCTGAGGCTAGAAATAAATTAATGTCTTTGAGTAAATGCTTGGTAGGAAAGTTAGGATTACTAAAATTATGATCGCACATTCTTTGTAGTTTTTTATCAAACGTGGGGGCATATAAAGCACTATTACGGAGAATATCCATAAAGGTTTCTACCTCAACACCTTGTTTTTGAATATAACTTAAACTCAGGGCAAAGGTGCTGGTTAACCCTGCTATCATCTGATTTAGTGCCAGTTTAAGAGCCGCCGCACTGCCTATTTCACCGATGTAAAGAGGTTTAGGGGAAAAATGGGTTAAAAGTTCTTCCACTGCCCTAAATAGGCTTTTATCACCACCTACCATTAATAAAAGTTTTCCGCTCTTAACTTCAGGGATACTACCTAAAACGGGGGCTTCGAGATAGTCTCCCCCTTTTTCTTGAATTGTTACATATAATCCTTTACTTTCTCCGGGGGCAATGGTGCCCATTTGAATGATAGTTTTTCCGTCTAAGTCAACTCCAGAATCGAAAATTACTTCTTGGATAGCGGCAATATCACTCAACATTAGAATAATAACATCTCCAAATGCGATCGCTTCATGAATATTGCTAGTAACGGGAATATTCTTTTCTTTAAGAGACTCTAGTTTAGCTTGAGTGCGATTATAGGCTATGACGGGAATTTGAGCTTGTGCTAACCTTAAAATCATCGGATACCCCATCAACCCCATGCCTAATACTGCTACCTTTGTCATACTATCTCCTTTACGTGAAATCTCAGCGAACATTATATCATCTCAGTTTGGGATAAAATTTACTGATTAGACAAGAGGTTTTTTAACTACATCTTTCAATATATTCCACTTCTGGTAATTTGCCTACTCTGTAACTGGTTACAACCTTTCCATCAGTTTCAAAAATCAGTCGGTAGTTTTTATCTTCTTTATCTTGAGGTATAAAAGTGAGATAATGTCCTTTGGGATTGTATGGATGGGCAGATACTTTGATTTTGTCCCCATAAATTGATTTAATTTTTGTTTCACTATCTCCAATTTTTGCTCCTGAAATAGTCGTGATTTTGGGGTTATTTATATCAATTCTGGCAATGGTATCACTGGTAATGTATTGTTGTTTACTTTTTTGTACATCTTTTGTTACCATGAATGAGACATTTTTTAATTCTCCTTCTGTTTGTAAGTAGTAACAACTATCACTTCCTGCATAGGCAAGATATAATTTTGTCTTTGTTGCCATTGCCGCTTCGGGTAGATTCATTCCTACTTTTATTGAGTCAATACTATTAATACTTACTTTCGACTCAGTGGTTAATTGTGACTGGGCTCGAACGATAAATGCAGTTAAAATTGATAGCAAAAAACTAAGAATACCAATAGATAAGATTTTGATTTTATTACTCATTTTTAATAATTTCAAGGCTATGTTTTAGTTCAAAATGATTTAAAATTACTATAGTTAAAACCCCTTTTATTCAACAAATACAAATGTCTGAAATTAATCCCGAAATTGGCATTATTATGGGTAGTGATTCTGATTTGCCTACCATGAAAAGTGCGATCGCAGTTTGTGAACAGTTTAACATTAAATATGAAGTTGCGATCGTTTCTGCCCATCGTACCCCAGAAAAAATGGTAAAGTATGCTCAAAATGCCCATAAAAGAGGAATAAAAGTAATTATCGCAGGGGCAGGAGGTGCGGCCCACCTTCCCGGAATGGTTGCCTCTCTTACGCCTTTACCAGTGGTAGGAGTGCCAGTAACCACGAGACAGTTACAAGGGATTGACTCTTTATATTCTATTGTACAAATGCCTAGAGGGATTCCTGTGGCTACCGTTGCCATCGGAAATGCGGAAAATGCTGGTTTATTAGCAATTAGGATTTTAGCTTCCCAACAACCCGATTTATTAGAGAAAGTGCTTAAATATAGTGATAATTTGCGACAAATGGTAGAAGATAAACAAACAGAATTAGATAAAATCGGTTATGAACAATATTTAGAATCGATGAAATCGGAGTTAGGAGTTAGGAGTTAGGGGTTCGGAGTTAAACCTTAGATGTATTGATAAAAATAATAGATAATTTGATTTTATATCTTTTTTTCTAAATTTAACGGTTTTAGTTTTTATCGGTACAAAGAGAGTTAAGGATAGCTCTCAATGCTTTATTCCACAAGGTTTTTCATTTTTCATTCTCCCCAAAATCTTAACACCCCCCAATCTCCCATTACCCATAAAAAATGATGAGGGAAAGATAAATTAACGCCATGCCAGAAGATAGAGAAAATCAAGATAAAGAAATTCGAGAAAATCAACCTATAACCTTTCAAACCCACTTTACGGGAATCATGGAAATGTATAGTGACTCAGAAACAGTTTGTAACTATCTTAATGATCATCGAGGGTGGTTTGTGCGTTGTGCTGAACCGATGAAAGCAATTCCCTACGGTGAAAATGGTTATACTCTAATTATCGGACACTATGGTGCATTTGGCTATAATGTTGAACCGCAAATGAGTGTTATTTTAGAGCCTCCCATGGAAAACCACTATACCATGTATTCTATATCTAATCCTGAATTTAATCATTCTGGTTATCAAGTTAATTATCGTTCAGAAATGACTATTAATCCCATTCCCATCACATCGGCGGCGAAAGGGATAGAAAAAGCCTATCATCGTCATAAAATTAGCCCTCCCGAAATAATTACCTGTATTAATTGGTGCTTAGATTTATTCGTAACTGTCTCCTTTCCCCCTTTTATTTACAAATTACCTATGTCAGTAGTTTATGATACAGGCGATCGCCTCTTGAGACAGATAGTTAAACAAGTATCACCAAGATTAAGTTATAAAGTGCAAAAAGACTTTCATAGTCGCTTTAATTTGCCAATTCCCCCTGCTAATGCAAGAACTTGTCAACCGTTACAAACACCAGATAAAGTAGAGAGAATAACTGATTTAGAATAAAAAATTGAGAATTTTTACTTATAATCTAATACCGACTAATTATTAACTCTTAGCTACTCACTATAAAAATGAAATCAATCAAGGATAATTGGTGGCAAAAAATAACCTTAGCAACAGAAAAAGCAATTCAATTAAAGGCTTTACATTCTATTCCTAATCATTACGAAATTTTTGAAGATAATAATATTCCTTTTATTATTAGAGTTGTTGATAACCTAAATCGTAAAGATAAAGCAAAAAGAGAGCAAAATAAAGTACAAAAAAAAGAGCCTAATTTTAATCCTTTTTTACCCTACGAAGAAAACTTATTTATAGGAGATATTAGTGATACTCATTTAGCAATTTTAAATAAATATAATGTTGTTGATCATCATTGCTTAATTATTACCCGTGATTTCGAGTCTCAAAATGACATTCTTAACTCCCGTGATTTTTATGCTCTTTGGACTCTTTTAAAACAAATTAAGGGACTAGGTTTTTATAATTGTGGTAAATTATCAGGTGCTTCTCAACCCCATAAACATTTACAATTAATTCCTAAATATTTTACTGATAATATAAGTAATATACCTATTAATCAAATACTTTTAAAACACAGAGAATTTAATAAAAAAGTTACCTTAGATACTTTTCCCTACGAACACAGAATTATGTATTTTTCATCTGAAGTTTTAACAAAAAGTGTAGAATATATTGCTGAACTAACAACAGAATATTATCGACAAATTCTCAGGGATTTAGGAATAGAAATAAAAAACAATCAACCGTCAAAAGATTATAATTTACTAATTACTCAAGATTGGATAAAAGTAGTTCCTAGAAGTCAGGAAAAATATGAATCAATTTCTGTTAACTCATTAGGTTTTGCTGGAGCATTATTAGTAAGAAATCAAGAACAATTAGAGATGATTAAACAAAATAAACCCTTAAATATATTAGCAAAAGTTGGATTTTAACAAATTATTAGTTGAGGTATAGGGATTAAGAAAAAGGTGTCAGGTTGCAAGTGGTGTTGGGGGAAGTCGGGGCTTAGGGTATTTGGGTATTGGGGAGAAGCTAATTTATCACCTTTGCCTATTCCTGATAAGAGCTAAAAATAATCACTTAATTCACCAATGCCTAATTTTATAGTTATTTAGAATGAGAATGAAATAGTTGAACAATATAAATGTTTATCCCAAAATGCTTATTGGTGGGCAATGCCCACCCTACAAATTTTATTGAATTGTCTCAATCTTAATCGAAACGACTAATAATATATGTTCATCGTGGGGGAGTCATCTAATTTTTATGGCGAGATTGGGCAATGCGATAACTAAGGGCAATAACTGGCAAAATACCCACTAAGATAATAGCTAAAGCTGGTGCAGAGGCTTCTATTAACCGCTCATCGGAAGCATATTGATAAACCCGAATAGCAAGGGTATCAAAGTTAAAG is a window from the Cyanobacterium sp. Dongsha4 genome containing:
- a CDS encoding NAD(P)-dependent oxidoreductase, translating into MFAEISRKGDSMTKVAVLGMGLMGYPMILRLAQAQIPVIAYNRTQAKLESLKEKNIPVTSNIHEAIAFGDVIILMLSDIAAIQEVIFDSGVDLDGKTIIQMGTIAPGESKGLYVTIQEKGGDYLEAPVLGSIPEVKSGKLLLMVGGDKSLFRAVEELLTHFSPKPLYIGEIGSAAALKLALNQMIAGLTSTFALSLSYIQKQGVEVETFMDILRNSALYAPTFDKKLQRMCDHNFSNPNFPTKHLLKDINLFLASAQTINLNTTTLEGIKEITTLAVENGEADSDYSAIIQAIDN
- a CDS encoding DUF1997 domain-containing protein is translated as MPEDRENQDKEIRENQPITFQTHFTGIMEMYSDSETVCNYLNDHRGWFVRCAEPMKAIPYGENGYTLIIGHYGAFGYNVEPQMSVILEPPMENHYTMYSISNPEFNHSGYQVNYRSEMTINPIPITSAAKGIEKAYHRHKISPPEIITCINWCLDLFVTVSFPPFIYKLPMSVVYDTGDRLLRQIVKQVSPRLSYKVQKDFHSRFNLPIPPANARTCQPLQTPDKVERITDLE
- a CDS encoding phosphorylase, whose product is MKSIKDNWWQKITLATEKAIQLKALHSIPNHYEIFEDNNIPFIIRVVDNLNRKDKAKREQNKVQKKEPNFNPFLPYEENLFIGDISDTHLAILNKYNVVDHHCLIITRDFESQNDILNSRDFYALWTLLKQIKGLGFYNCGKLSGASQPHKHLQLIPKYFTDNISNIPINQILLKHREFNKKVTLDTFPYEHRIMYFSSEVLTKSVEYIAELTTEYYRQILRDLGIEIKNNQPSKDYNLLITQDWIKVVPRSQEKYESISVNSLGFAGALLVRNQEQLEMIKQNKPLNILAKVGF
- the purE gene encoding 5-(carboxyamino)imidazole ribonucleotide mutase: MSEINPEIGIIMGSDSDLPTMKSAIAVCEQFNIKYEVAIVSAHRTPEKMVKYAQNAHKRGIKVIIAGAGGAAHLPGMVASLTPLPVVGVPVTTRQLQGIDSLYSIVQMPRGIPVATVAIGNAENAGLLAIRILASQQPDLLEKVLKYSDNLRQMVEDKQTELDKIGYEQYLESMKSELGVRS